The nucleotide sequence CAATATCGTCTACATCAAATCCCATTCTATCAGCTACGCCTGATAACGCTAGTCTAGCCACACTTACAAACTCAGGAGCATTAGGCAGTGTAAGGCTTACTGTCATGTTTTTATTTTCCATTCTTTTAATTCCTCCACTTATTCAACTGAAAATATTTTTATGATTCCGGTAATTTCAAACAGTCTTTTTATATTGGAGCGTAAATTGATAATTTTAATGTCAGTATCCTTATATTTACCTTTTATTCCTATAAGTGCTCCTATACCGGTACTATCTATGTACCCCAAATCCCCAAAGTCAAAAACAATATTTTTAGGATTTTGTTTCATCTTGTCATCTATAGCATCCTTTAATCGATCTACAGTGTAAATATCTACTTCACCATTTAACTTAATTTGGTAATAATCTTGTTCTATTTTTGTTGTTATTGATAACAAAGTATTTCCCCCTCGTCTAACCTAATTATGCATTTTAAATTTATTATGGATTAACTATCGCTCAAAAGTTGTTCCAATATTGTTCAAAAAGGTAGACACGTTAAACGTGTCTTTATGATTTTATCTTTTGCTTTTTTTTCTTTCCTGTAAGTGATTGAGCAATATTAATTGCTGAATGTGTATATCTTAGCGTTTTTAAGACTGGTCTGAGGATATAGCTCTTTGTGGTGGCAACGGTTTTTTGTACATCTGTGACAGACTTCTTTACAGAGTATAATGTTTCCTCTACGCTGTCCATTACTTCTGAAGAACTATTTGTTATGCTCTGGACATCTTTTATGATATCATCAATTTGTTTTCTGTTTTCCGAAACCGTTTTAGTGATGTCCTCTACGGCTATTGTCAAACTTTTCATCGTCTTTGCTAGGTATACAGCACCTACTACAAAGGCAATTCCTATTAAAAGAATGCCCGCTTCCCATAAGTGGATTGGTTCAAACATTATTCTTTCACCTTCTAGCTTCTATGTGTATTTGAGCTATATTTGAGTATCTTGAGGATCTGGATCTTCATCTAATTCTTCTTCTATATTGTCAATAGCGTCTTCTACTGAATCCTTCATATCCTCTAGTTTATCTTCTAACTCTGTTTTGTAATACTTCATTTTGTCAGATACTTTACTACTCAAATTTTCAACTTTTTCGTTGATTTCGTCCTTGTATTCACCCATTTGATCTACGGCATCATTGCTTAAGTCTTTAACACTGTCGATAAAATCTTCACTTTTATCTTTTAATTTCTGTATGGTATCTTTTCCGGATTCTGGAGCTAATAAAATACCAGCAATCCCTCCAAGAATTGTACCTAATAAGACGCCACTCATAAAATCTGAACTTTTAGACATAATTTTCCCTCCAATTTATACTTTTTAAAATTATACCCCAATATTTGGATTGTAAACAGGTTTTTGAAAAAAAAGGTGGTCAGCAAAGGCATTTCTAGGGTCGGGCTCTGCGGGTCTTGGATCCTTCGCTTCGCTCCAGGATGACTGGGCGAGAGACCAGGTTATTATCTCGCCTAGAGGCGAGGTATGATTTTTTTCGCTTTCCGCATTCAGCTTTCCGCTAAAACAAAAGAA is from Alkalibaculum bacchi and encodes:
- a CDS encoding STAS domain-containing protein codes for the protein MLSITTKIEQDYYQIKLNGEVDIYTVDRLKDAIDDKMKQNPKNIVFDFGDLGYIDSTGIGALIGIKGKYKDTDIKIINLRSNIKRLFEITGIIKIFSVE
- a CDS encoding DUF948 domain-containing protein; translated protein: MFEPIHLWEAGILLIGIAFVVGAVYLAKTMKSLTIAVEDITKTVSENRKQIDDIIKDVQSITNSSSEVMDSVEETLYSVKKSVTDVQKTVATTKSYILRPVLKTLRYTHSAINIAQSLTGKKKKQKIKS
- a CDS encoding YtxH domain-containing protein translates to MSKSSDFMSGVLLGTILGGIAGILLAPESGKDTIQKLKDKSEDFIDSVKDLSNDAVDQMGEYKDEINEKVENLSSKVSDKMKYYKTELEDKLEDMKDSVEDAIDNIEEELDEDPDPQDTQI